In Lotus japonicus ecotype B-129 chromosome 5, LjGifu_v1.2, one genomic interval encodes:
- the LOC130719200 gene encoding uncharacterized protein LOC130719200, with protein sequence MAGVPRKYKRVMSSSSKSTVCSRVTSSLANDTLYDAMDISSSSVSTNAVQEDGASDVGVYNWISRDDKLPDEVQTFSGCSSSDESEDSEDGERDDMPCSKNLDEFEEYSDIGDMKYECQYCGALHWKPPTLLWDLIMGNDVRSREFLANIRSYNSAFAFTSFGGKIESGLNDGGGPPQFVISGQNYHRIGSLLPNVGETPKFAQLYVYDTQNEIQNRSSHFRNSDGSSKLNKSLIEDLLAMVDECNVLVKSFRKVRDFISINPLLRISLRLFRARPKDPRVYNLPSVDEVAGLIVGDFDSTDCGRDIVVSSMDGTLRRIHETHTSFLLLQYPLLFPNGEDGYKEDILFRQDGDGRVFKKRVRVSLREFISFRIHERMREDSVILRSRRLFQQFLVDCYSMIEAQRLSYIKGNQKTIRRDFLSGLEEAMEKGDVDSASVGTRIVLPSSFTGGRRYMFNNCQDAMAICKHVGYPDLFITVTCNPKWLEIQRCVSEKGLNAYDRPDISCRVFHIKVKQLMRDLRKGQYFGKVSAGMYTIEFQKRGLPHAHILIWLAPGSKLTTPEKIDSVICAELPDPVASPKLFEVVSMFMVHGPCGSSRKNSPCMVNGRCSKFFPKKYVDKTSFDINGYPTYRRRNTGVFVERRDVQLDNGYVVPYNAKLLMKYQAHINIEYCNKSNCIKYLFKYINKGVDRVTVSMKNECNEGQNVPEVDEIQQYYDCRYLSACEAAWRSFSFRIHDHWPPVQRLPFHMPNKQVVLYGNEEPIDRVVQRGQMSETMFTGWMVANMIYEHGRHLTYAEYPQLFVWHPKDKEWRPRKRGFSIGRMNFIPLGCGEVYYLRLLLNLQCGCTSYADLRTVDGVVRVSFQEACSALGLLEDDKEFIDGLIDCAELSGGMSVRKLFMVLLLSNSIVTPGKVFEETWRLLADGILYNRRKLLCNPALRLDDQTLKTLCLVELEKMLVNNGKTLKDFPGISYPISDEVPQFENVMLFNELRFDIDDMSVKHNDHLMKLNNGQRKVYDEVIDAVNKSDGGFYFVYGSGGTGKTFLWKTLSYRLRSERKIVLNVASSGIASLLLPGGRTAHSLFSIPLVLNEDSCCNIRLGSNKAELLKHTSLIIWDEAPMVNRWAFEAVDRTLRDIMEVGDVYGGGKPFGGKVVVLGGDFRQTLPIIPKASREEIVMATINSSRLWKFCKVLKLTENMRLHGNDSLHDREKLVEFSKWILDIGDGNLGDYNDGECDLDIPHDLMVPFKDDAVSSIVYSTYPDIQRKFFDEEYFIDKAILAPTLDIVDSVNQFVLSIVPGKEKVYLSSDSVVKVDEDVAIDANWITIEFLNGIKGSGLPDHRLCLKIGTPIMLMRNIDVSAGLCNGTRLIVLDLRPNLIYGKVLNGNKAGTKTYIPRMTIVPSDSGLHVKVQRRQFPVCVCFAMTINKSQGQTLSRVGMGKVSYVPFNGRHGFS encoded by the exons ATGGCTGGTGTTCCTAgaaaatataaaagagtaatgTCGTCCAGTAGCAAATCAACAG TGTGCTCAAGGGTTACCTCAAGTTTGGCTAATGACACTCTTTATGATGCTATGGATATTTCCTCGTCATCGGTGTCGACTAATGCTG TACAAGAAGATGGCGCGAGTGATGTTGGTGTGTATAATTGGATTAGTAGAGATGATAAGCTTCCAg ATGAAGTTCAAACATTTAGTGGTTGTTCATCAAGTGATGAAAGTGAAGATAGTGAAGATGGTGAACGAGATGATATGCCTTGCAGTAAAAATTTAGATGAGTTTGAGG AATATTCTGATATTGGAGACATGAAGTATGAGTGTCAGTATTGTGGGGCTTTGCATTG GAAGCCACCGACTTTATTATGGGATTTGATAATGGGAAATGATGTTCGTAGTCGGGAATTCTTAGCAAATATAAGAAGTTATAATAGTGCTTTTGCTTTTACTTCATTTGGTGGAAAAATTGAAAGTGGTCTAAATGACGGAGGCGGTCCACCACAATTTGTTATTAGTGGGCAAAATTATCATCGTATTGGTAGCTTGCTTCCAAATGTGGGAGAGACTCCTAAATTTGCCCAACTTTATGTTTATGATACTCAGAATGAGATCCAAAATCGAAGTTCACACTTTAG GAATTCGGATGGAAGTTCTAAGCTAAACAAATCCTTAATTGAAGATCTTTTGGCAATGGTTGATGAGTGTAATGTCTTGGTGAAATCATTTCGAAAGGTACGTGATTTCATTTCTATCAACCCATTGTTAAGGATTTCTCTAAGATTGTTTAGGGCTAGACCCAAAGACCCAAGAGTGTACAATTTACCTTCTGTGGATGAGGTAGCTGGTTTAATTGTTGGTGATTTTGATTCTACTGATTGTGGTCGAGACATAGTTGTTAGTTCAATGGATGGTACTCTTAGAAGAATTCATGAGACACACACTTCATTTTTACTGTTGCAATATCCTTTGCTTTTTCCTAATGGAGAAGATGGATATAAAGAAGATATTTTGTTTCGCCAAGATGGAGATGGTCGTGTTTTTAAAAAGAGAGTACGAGTATCTTTGAGAGAATTTATTTCTtttagaattcatgaaagaatgAGAGAGGATTCAGTTATATTGCGTAGTAGAAGATTATTCCAACaatttcttgtggattgttATTCGATGATTGAGGCTCAAAGATTGTCATATATCAAGGGTAATCAAAAGACAATACGTCGGGACTTCTTATCTGGATTGGAGGAGGCTATGGAGAAAGGTGATGTCGATTCAGCATCAGTTGGAACAAGGATAGTTCTACCTTCATCATTTACTGGTGGAAGAAGATATATGTTTAACAATTGTCAAGATGCAATGGCAATCTGCAAACATGTTGGATATCCAGATCTTTTTATAACTGTTACTTGCAACCCAAAGTGGCTTGAAATTCAAAGGTGTGTTTCTGAAAAAGGCTTGAATGCCTATGATCGCCCTGATATCTCGTGTCGGGTTTTTCATATTAAAGTGAAGCAGTTAATGCGTGATTTGAGGAAAGGTCAATATTTTGGGAAAGTCTCAGCTG gaATGTATACCATTGAGTTTCAAAAGAGGGGACTTCCACATGCCCATATACTTATTTGGTTAGCGCCTGGTTCAAAGCTAACAACACCagagaaaattgattcagttatATGTGCAGAGTTACCTGATCCAGTTGCTAGCCCGAAACTATTTGAAGTTGTTTCTATGTTCATGGTCCATGGTCCATGTGGTAGTAGTAGAAAAAATTCTCCGTGCATGGTAAATGGTcggtgttccaaattttttcctaaGAAATATGTGGATAAGACCTCATTTGACATTAATGGTTATCCGACATATCGAAGGAGGAACACTGGTGTTTTTGTTGAAAGACGTGATGTTCAATTAGATAATGGGTATGTTGTTCCTTATAATGCAAAATTGTTGATGAAGTACCAAGCCCACATTAACATTGAATATTGTAACAAATCGAATTGCATCAAATACTTATTTAAGTATATCAACAAAGGAGTTGATCGGGTTACAGTTTCAATGAAAAATGAATGTAATGAAGGACAAAATGTGCCGGAGGTTGATGAGATCcaacaatattatgattgtcgtTATTTATCTGCTTGTGAAGCTGCTTGGAGATCATTTTCATTTCGTATTCATGATCATTGGCCTCCCGTTCAGCGATTACCTTTTCATATGCCCAACAAACAAGTTGTATTATATGGTAATGAAGAACCAATTGATAGGGTCGTTCAAAGAGGTCAGATGTCTGAAACAATGTTTACTGGGTGGATGGTTGCTAATATGATATATGAACATGGTAGGCATTTGACATATGCTGAGTATCCGCAGTTATTTGTTTGGCATCCTAAAGATAAAGAATGGCGACCACGCAAAAGAGGGTTTTCCATTGGAAGAATGAATTTTATACCTTTGGGGTGTGGGGAGGTATATTATTTGCGTTTATTGTTAAATCTACAATGTGGATGCACAAGTTATGCCGATTTGAGAACTGTTGATGGTGTTGTTCGAGTGAGCTTTCAGGAAGCATGTTCTGCCTTGGGATTATTAGAGGATGATAAAGAATTTATTGATGGATTAATTGATTGTGCTGAATTGTCAGGTGGTATGTCTGTTAGAAAGTTGTTTATGGTGTTGCTATTATCTAATTCAATTGTCACACCAGGAAAAGTTTTTGAGGAAACTTGGAGGTTGTTAGCCGATGGAATTCTTTATAACCGAAGGAAATTACTTTGCAATCcag CTTTGCGTTTGGatgatcagactttgaagacgCTTTGTTTGGTTGAGCTTGAAAAAATGTTAGTTAATAATGGGAAAACACTAAAGGATTTTCCTGGCATTTCGTATCCTATTTCAGATGAAGTCCCTCAGTTTGAGAATGTCATGTTGTTTAACGAGTTAAGATTTGACATTGATGATATGTCAGTTAAACATAATGACCATTTGATGAAGTTGAATAATGGTCAAAGGAAAGTGTATGATGAGGTTATTGATGCAGTTAATAAATCAGATGGAGGATTTTATTTTGTCTATGGTTCAGGTGGTACAGGAAAAACTTTTCTTTGGAAAACTCTAAGTTATAGATTAAGATCTGAGCGGAAGATTGTGTTGAATGTTGCATCCAGTGGTATAGCATCTCTTTTGTTACCTGGTGGGAGGACTGCACATTCGTTATTTAGTATCCCACTTGTGTTAAATGAGGATTCATGTTGTAATATTAGGCTGGGTAGTAACAAGGcagagttgcttaaacatacAAGTTTAATTATATGGGATGAGGCACCTATGGTTAATAGGTGGGCATTTGAGGCTGTTGATAGAACCTTGCGTGATATAATGGAAGTTGGGGATGTTTATGGTGGGGGAAAGCCCTTTGGTGGAAAAGTTGTGGTTTTAGGGGGAGATTTTAGACAAACTCTTCCTATTATCCCGAAAGCAAGTAGGGAAGAAATTGTAATGGCTACTATTAACTCATCAAGACTATGGAAATTTTGCAAAGTCTTAAAACTTACTGAGAATATGCGTTTGCATGGGAATGATTCTTTACATGATCGTGAAAAATTGGTTGAATTTAGCAAGTGGATACTTGATATTGGTGATGGTAATTTGGGTGATTACAATGATGGTGAATGTGATTTAGATATTCCACATGACTTGATGGTTCCCTTTAAAGATGATGCTGTGTCAAGTATAGTTTATTCCACCTACCCTGATATTCAAAGGAAATTTTTTGATGAGGAATATTTTATTGATAAAGCTATTCTTGCTCCCACTTTGGATATTGTTGATAGTGTGAACCAGTTTGTGCTTTCCATAGTACCTGGCAAAGAAAAAGTGTATTTAAGTTCAGACAGTGTAGTCAAAGTTGATGAAGATGTAGCCATTGATGCAAATTGGATAACCATTGAGTTTTTGAACGGCATTAAGGGATCTGGACTTCCTGATCATaggttgtgtttgaaaattggaACGCCCATTATGTTAATGAGAAATATTGATGTTTCAGCTGGGTTATGCAATGGAACTCGGCTTATTGTGTTGGATCTTAGACCAAATTTGATTTATGGGAAAGTGCTAAATGGAAATAAAGCTGGCACAAAAACATACATCCCACGCATGACTATTGTTCCTTCTGATAGTGGTCTACATGTTAAAGTTCAACGTAGGCAATTTCCGGTGTGTGTTTGTTTTGCAATGACAATTAATAAGAGTCAAGGGCAGACGTTGTCTCGAGTGGGG